From a region of the Vaginimicrobium propionicum genome:
- a CDS encoding PH domain-containing protein, whose translation MSEQLRPAPGLLPRKVEEHPHPLSPLVRTWTLVLLALLFATQPVLENLGNGELRLQDLLNPSTYVDNKLIPVVFFGLLIIFAGFSFVKWRFTWFVIDDDELRIEFRFIAHSSTRIAFSKIQSVDITQPLTARVFGLAALKIDVGAGESKSIEFLKREEAYKFRDYLMKRASRQDATVHVPNPKGGVFEDLSQSDEVIVAVPVTRILGATLLSTVSLFFAMWVLAWVLVAILIKDATWYFALIPAGLFVPAWVGSLIKDVTKGYNFKLSRNSNGLKAAFGLTELTSKAVPVHRIQGVLVAQPLLWRLFGWYRVVIDILGATNSSDGAQGEMVLLPVGTRAEVQGVLQATIPFLDLSALTYQRAPKKARLVHPITASTLMWGCNDDVIVQKGGVFVNRTDIILHSRVQEVVAYQGIWLRLLGLARVSAENTPGPVRVHCGPMPPEAARQLAMAEPQRMRQARVRLLADNDPISTCEQVG comes from the coding sequence ATGAGCGAGCAACTTCGTCCGGCACCAGGTTTGTTACCGCGAAAGGTTGAAGAACATCCGCACCCGCTATCTCCCCTTGTCAGGACGTGGACGTTAGTATTGTTGGCGTTGTTGTTTGCCACGCAACCAGTGCTCGAGAATCTCGGCAATGGCGAACTGAGGTTGCAGGATTTACTAAACCCGTCAACCTACGTCGACAATAAATTGATTCCGGTTGTTTTCTTTGGCTTGCTGATAATTTTTGCGGGTTTTTCGTTCGTGAAATGGCGCTTTACTTGGTTCGTTATTGACGATGATGAACTGCGCATTGAGTTTCGGTTTATCGCCCACTCCTCTACCCGCATTGCCTTCTCAAAAATCCAGTCTGTGGACATCACCCAGCCGCTGACAGCTAGAGTCTTCGGCCTTGCTGCCTTGAAGATTGACGTTGGGGCTGGGGAATCGAAATCTATCGAGTTCTTGAAACGTGAAGAGGCGTACAAGTTTCGTGATTATTTAATGAAACGCGCAAGTCGCCAGGACGCTACAGTTCACGTTCCCAACCCTAAGGGTGGGGTATTCGAGGACTTATCTCAAAGTGACGAAGTGATAGTGGCCGTACCGGTGACCCGTATTCTGGGTGCCACCCTCTTGTCTACAGTCAGTCTTTTCTTCGCGATGTGGGTGCTCGCATGGGTCTTGGTTGCCATCCTCATCAAAGACGCAACTTGGTATTTTGCGCTTATTCCAGCAGGGCTATTCGTTCCCGCTTGGGTTGGCTCGCTGATAAAAGACGTAACCAAAGGGTATAACTTCAAACTTTCCCGCAACTCTAACGGCTTGAAAGCTGCCTTTGGGTTGACCGAATTAACGTCGAAAGCGGTGCCAGTTCACCGTATTCAAGGGGTGCTCGTTGCTCAACCGTTACTGTGGCGGTTATTTGGGTGGTATCGCGTAGTCATCGACATCTTGGGTGCAACTAACAGCAGCGATGGCGCCCAGGGCGAGATGGTTCTGCTTCCTGTTGGTACCAGGGCTGAAGTGCAGGGTGTTTTGCAGGCGACGATTCCCTTCCTTGACTTATCCGCCCTTACCTATCAGCGTGCCCCAAAGAAAGCCCGCCTAGTTCACCCAATAACAGCATCCACCCTGATGTGGGGTTGCAACGATGACGTCATCGTCCAAAAAGGTGGGGTTTTCGTCAATCGCACGGATATTATTTTGCACTCCAGGGTTCAAGAGGTTGTCGCTTATCAAGGCATCTGGCTACGTCTTTTGGGCTTGGCTAGGGTAAGCGCGGAAAATACGCCAGGCCCGGTTAGAGTCCATTGCGGGCCAATGCCTCCTGAAGCTGCCCGTCAGCTGGCGATGGCTGAGCCTCAACGAATGCGCCAAGCTAGGGTGCGGTTATTGGCTGACAATGACCCTATATCAACTTGCGAACAGGTTGGATGA
- a CDS encoding PH domain-containing protein has protein sequence MNDNELFAPPGEHWQRLSPNYLTLLRITTAIKWFIVLIAVMVAAIIFLETPWRIIILVAGLLFLAFRVWRQGVIYRSWGFAERESDLFITHGVWRRRLAIIPYGRMQSVNINAGPIERLLGIATVRLITAAAAVEGTIPGVGRANAEKLRERLVVKGELQAAGL, from the coding sequence GTGAATGACAATGAATTATTCGCCCCGCCTGGCGAACATTGGCAGCGTCTTAGCCCGAACTATTTGACGCTGTTGCGCATAACAACAGCTATTAAATGGTTCATCGTGTTAATTGCTGTCATGGTGGCGGCAATAATCTTTTTAGAGACGCCCTGGCGAATAATCATCCTAGTAGCAGGGCTGTTATTTCTTGCCTTTCGTGTTTGGCGACAAGGAGTGATCTATCGCTCATGGGGTTTCGCAGAACGCGAATCTGACCTGTTCATTACTCACGGGGTGTGGCGGCGCAGGCTGGCGATAATCCCTTATGGACGAATGCAGTCGGTAAACATTAACGCCGGCCCGATTGAGCGCCTGTTAGGGATAGCAACCGTTAGGTTAATCACCGCAGCCGCCGCCGTTGAGGGCACTATCCCAGGGGTGGGGCGTGCTAACGCTGAGAAACTTCGGGAACGTTTGGTAGTAAAGGGCGAGCTTCAGGCGGCTGGTCTATGA
- the ppgK gene encoding polyphosphate--glucose phosphotransferase, with protein MSNILGIDIGGSGIKGAPVDLEIGDFAEERYRIPTPDKSTPENCADVVAKIVKRFKKAIPSDSPIGVTVPAPVIHGVVPFIANLHKSWAGTNVDELFSERLGRQVYVVNDADAAGLAEVRYGAAKNVPGVVIVTTLGTGIGTAIIHDGVLLPNSELGHIEIDGYDAETRASSAYKSAKKLSFKAWARKLQKYYSTVEMLLSPDMFVVGGGVSKASNKFLPLLDLRARIIPAQLLNSAGIVGAAAYAADHIASQTLRRTPIEFYDTWLD; from the coding sequence ATGAGCAACATTCTTGGTATCGACATTGGCGGTTCGGGCATTAAGGGCGCCCCCGTTGATTTAGAGATTGGCGATTTTGCCGAGGAACGTTACCGCATTCCTACCCCCGATAAATCGACGCCAGAAAATTGCGCCGATGTCGTCGCCAAGATAGTCAAGAGATTCAAAAAGGCTATCCCCAGCGATTCGCCTATCGGCGTGACGGTGCCGGCACCCGTTATTCACGGGGTGGTGCCGTTTATTGCGAATTTGCATAAGAGCTGGGCGGGCACGAATGTTGATGAATTATTCTCTGAACGCCTAGGCAGGCAGGTTTATGTTGTTAATGACGCAGACGCCGCTGGGTTAGCAGAGGTTCGTTATGGTGCTGCTAAGAATGTCCCCGGTGTGGTTATCGTCACAACGCTGGGCACCGGTATCGGCACCGCAATCATTCACGACGGGGTGCTGCTGCCAAATAGCGAGCTTGGCCACATCGAAATAGACGGTTATGACGCTGAGACTAGAGCATCGTCAGCCTATAAGTCTGCCAAGAAATTAAGTTTCAAAGCTTGGGCGCGCAAACTTCAGAAATATTATTCAACGGTCGAAATGCTGCTCTCCCCGGACATGTTCGTCGTTGGTGGTGGGGTGTCTAAAGCTTCAAACAAGTTCTTGCCCTTGCTTGATTTGCGGGCGAGAATTATTCCAGCGCAGTTATTAAACTCGGCTGGTATTGTCGGCGCGGCAGCCTATGCGGCCGATCACATCGCTAGCCAAACCTTGCGTCGCACCCCGATAGAGTTTTACGACACCTGGCTTGACTAG
- a CDS encoding NAD-dependent protein deacylase translates to MNEDLETLTSWLRDSRRAVFFGGAGVSTASGIPDFRSAAGLYSQQADTGFPPEYLLSHTCLVRHPEEFYNFYRTSMLYPDAEPNGAHQALAKLEADNHLAAIVTQNIDCLHQKAGSKTVWELHGSVERNYCKNGHEYSMDWMLHTTGVPKCPDCGATVRPDVVLYEEALNSRVIEGAVKAIEKADLMIVGGTSLNVYPAAGLLNYYQGERMVLINRDATQADRRADLVFREAIADVLSQAVNAL, encoded by the coding sequence ATGAACGAAGACCTCGAAACTCTCACCTCATGGTTAAGGGATAGTCGCCGCGCAGTGTTCTTCGGCGGAGCTGGGGTATCGACCGCTTCTGGAATCCCCGATTTCCGTTCGGCAGCAGGTTTGTACTCTCAACAAGCTGACACTGGTTTCCCGCCCGAATATCTGCTTTCTCACACGTGTTTAGTGCGCCACCCGGAAGAGTTCTATAACTTTTATCGCACCTCAATGCTCTATCCGGACGCGGAACCTAACGGAGCGCATCAAGCATTGGCCAAGCTGGAGGCTGACAACCATTTGGCTGCTATCGTCACCCAAAATATTGACTGCCTTCATCAAAAGGCTGGATCGAAAACGGTTTGGGAATTACATGGCTCGGTGGAGCGTAACTATTGCAAGAACGGCCACGAGTACTCGATGGACTGGATGCTGCACACTACCGGCGTCCCGAAATGCCCTGATTGCGGCGCAACTGTGCGTCCCGATGTCGTCCTATATGAGGAAGCGTTGAATTCTCGCGTCATCGAGGGAGCGGTTAAAGCTATTGAGAAAGCCGACTTGATGATCGTTGGCGGCACCTCGCTGAATGTTTATCCAGCGGCTGGATTGTTGAATTATTACCAAGGCGAACGCATGGTGCTAATTAACCGCGATGCTACCCAAGCTGACCGGCGAGCTGATTTGGTGTTTAGGGAAGCTATCGCTGACGTTCTAAGCCAGGCGGTTAACGCTCTCTAG
- the argG gene encoding argininosuccinate synthase, with amino-acid sequence MTGVSKVLMSLPVGERVGIAFSGGLDTSVAVAWMRENGAIPCTYTADIGQYDEPDIVSVPGRALRYGAEISRLVDCRHALVDQGLMALQCGAFHITSAGKPYFNTTPIGRAVTGTMLVRAMADDDVHVWGDGSTYKGNDIERFYRYGLLANPQLRIYKPWLDEHFVSELGGRDEMSVWLTKRDLPYRDAKEKAYSTDANIWGATHEAKTLEHLSNGLETVEPIMGVKFWDPNVDIDTEDVSVTFEAGYPVAINGEYFDDRVDLVLKANEIGGRHGLGMSDQIENRIIEAKSRGIYEAPGIALLWIVYERLVNAIHNEDTIANYRAEGYKLGRRLYEGRWMDPQSLMIRDSIQRWVASVVTGTVTLRLRRGDDYSILDTQGPNLSYHPDKLSMERVEGAAFGPTDRIGQLTMRNLDIADSRVKLEDYAVQGRITAAATEQLLGELQPGGAHQIATAVKYDEETAGALDRAAIELGHD; translated from the coding sequence CTGACAGGCGTGTCTAAGGTTTTAATGTCATTGCCCGTCGGCGAGCGCGTCGGCATAGCTTTTTCTGGTGGTCTCGACACTTCCGTGGCGGTCGCATGGATGCGCGAAAATGGCGCTATCCCCTGCACCTACACGGCAGATATCGGCCAGTACGACGAGCCAGACATCGTTTCAGTGCCTGGGCGCGCGCTGCGTTATGGCGCAGAAATCAGCCGGCTGGTTGACTGCCGTCACGCCTTAGTCGATCAGGGTTTGATGGCCTTGCAGTGCGGAGCTTTTCACATTACGAGTGCCGGAAAACCCTATTTCAACACCACCCCGATAGGGCGAGCGGTCACCGGCACTATGTTGGTGCGTGCAATGGCCGACGATGACGTCCATGTTTGGGGTGACGGATCCACCTACAAAGGCAACGACATCGAGCGTTTCTATCGTTACGGCCTGCTAGCTAACCCACAGTTGCGTATCTATAAGCCCTGGTTGGACGAACATTTCGTCTCTGAATTAGGCGGGCGCGACGAGATGAGCGTATGGCTGACGAAACGCGACCTGCCTTATCGTGACGCGAAAGAAAAAGCCTATTCTACGGACGCGAATATCTGGGGAGCTACCCACGAGGCAAAGACCCTAGAGCACTTGAGCAATGGATTAGAGACCGTTGAGCCAATAATGGGAGTTAAGTTCTGGGATCCGAATGTCGATATCGATACAGAAGATGTCAGTGTCACTTTTGAGGCTGGCTATCCGGTAGCTATCAACGGCGAATATTTCGATGACCGAGTGGATTTGGTATTGAAGGCCAATGAAATTGGTGGCCGTCACGGGCTAGGCATGAGCGACCAGATCGAGAACCGCATTATCGAGGCGAAATCACGCGGCATTTATGAGGCGCCCGGCATTGCGCTGCTGTGGATTGTTTATGAGCGGCTGGTTAACGCCATCCATAACGAAGACACCATTGCCAATTACCGCGCTGAGGGCTACAAGTTGGGGCGCCGACTCTATGAAGGCCGGTGGATGGATCCACAATCGTTGATGATTAGGGATTCTATTCAGCGTTGGGTAGCGTCCGTCGTCACCGGCACAGTGACACTAAGGCTACGGCGCGGCGACGATTATTCGATTCTCGATACTCAAGGCCCCAATCTCAGCTACCACCCAGACAAGTTATCTATGGAACGCGTTGAGGGCGCCGCATTCGGACCAACGGATCGTATTGGCCAGCTGACAATGCGAAACCTAGATATCGCAGATTCGCGGGTGAAGCTGGAAGATTACGCCGTACAAGGACGAATCACCGCTGCGGCGACCGAACAATTGCTGGGTGAGCTGCAACCTGGCGGCGCCCACCAGATTGCTACCGCCGTCAAATATGATGAGGAAACCGCTGGCGCACTTGACCGTGCCGCCATCGAATTAGGCCACGACTAG